A window of the Henckelia pumila isolate YLH828 chromosome 3, ASM3356847v2, whole genome shotgun sequence genome harbors these coding sequences:
- the LOC140890296 gene encoding CRIB domain-containing protein RIC10-like — protein MGTRIKGIYKGFKHTLSQIFVVKEREMEIGYPTDVKHLAHIGWDGPSGNAPTWMSEFKTVPEFTATSIGHNGSALSPWSSVDFGEIMGKQSEADMFKELSPNTEVGSMKKQQKRKKSKSTSSPNHSNSRILEAVIGRSSVGLEIPDSL, from the exons ATGGGGACTAGGATCAAGGGGATCTATAAAGGATTCAAACACACTCTCTCTCAAATCTTTG TTGTCAAAGAGCGTGAAATGGAGATTGGGTATCCAACGGATGTCAAGCATTTGGCGCACATAGGGTGGGATGGCCCCTCTGGGAATGCTCCCACTTGG ATGAGTGAGTTTAAGACAGTGCCTGAATTCACAGCAACTTCGATTGGACATAATGGTTCTGCCCTCTCTCCATGGTCTTCTGTGG attttggaGAAATAATGGGGAAGCAATCGGAAGCTGATATGTTTAAAGAGCTATCACCTAATACAGAAGTTGGTAGCATGAAGAAGCAGCAGAAACGGAAGAAATCTAAGTCGACATCCTCCCCGAATCACTCGAATTCAAGA ATTTTAGAGGCTGTGATTGGTAGATCATCAGTTGGGCTAGAGATACCGGATTCATTATGA
- the LOC140890297 gene encoding uncharacterized protein, whose protein sequence is MLTEGLIFDNVHNFKDILVRYTIQEGINLKKLKNDKVRVTATWAHTCVRNLKSSGATASWIANEFREEYKYNQEKSVEDLNSALRSKYGMHASSSKLFRARKIAMQAAMGDHETSYAKIPRYITAIKDSYGGAFIKLKCDGLDINNQICTPKFERIFISFESQYQGYIKGCRPFIGVDGCFLKGPYRGEVLSAVTLDANSGIFPLAIMICEGETYLKQDFDDAMEKIKETDPAAYKWLMEKCGEHTSTWSRHGFDTTSEMDHVTNNMSESFNAFTGKMRKMPIITLLEWYRRKIMKRFFTRYSKALNWKTKLPPNVNAKVEKKSKRRKEVTSNAGI, encoded by the exons ATGTTGACAGAAGGGTTGATTTTTGATAATGTTCATAATTTTAAGGACATTCTTGTCAGATATACAATTCAAGAGGGGATCAATCTCAAAAAACTTAAGAATGATAAAGTGAGGGTCACAGCTACGT gGGCCCATACTTGTGTTAGAAATTTGAAAAGTAGTGGAGCAACAGCTAGTTGGATTGCAAATGAATTTCGAGAAGAATACAAGTACAATCAAGAAAAATCAGTGGAGGACCTTAACAGTGCTTTGAGGTCGAAATATGGGATGCATGCTAGTTCCAGTAAGTTGTTTAGGGCTAGAAAAATTGCTATGCAAGCAGCTATGGGAGACCATGAAACAAGCTATGCCAAGATACCAAGATATATAACTGCCATTAAGGATTCATATGGTGGAGCTTTTATCAAATTGAAATGTGATGGCCTTGATATCAATAACCAAATTTGTACACCCAAATTTGAAAGAATTTTCATTAGTTTTGAATCACAATATCAAGGGTACATCAAGGGTTGCAGACCTTTTATTGGAGTTGATGGGTGTTTTCTCAAAGGGCCATACAGGGGTGAGGTGCTTAGTGCAGTTACTTTGGATGCTAATTCTGGGATTTTTCCACTAGCAATAATGATTTGTGAAGGGGAAA CATATTTGAAACAAGACTTTGATGATGCTATGGAGAAAATTAAAGAAACTGATCCTGCAGCATATAAATGGCTTATGGAAAAGTGTGGAGAACATACGAGTACTTGGTCAAGGCATGGATTTGATACAACTTCAGAAATGGACCATGTTACAAATAACATGAGTGAGTCTTTTAATGCTTTCACAGGGAAAATGAGGAAGATGCCAATTATAACATTGTTAGAGTGGTACAGAAGAAAGATAATGAAGAGGTTTTTTACCCGGTATAGCAAAGCTTTAAATTGGAAAACCAAATTGCCACCAAATGTCAATGCAAAagtggaaaaaaaatcaaagagaaGGAAGGAAGTTACTAGTAATGCCGGCATCTGA
- the LOC140888530 gene encoding tyrosyl-DNA phosphodiesterase 1 isoform X2, giving the protein MAAVPLIGFLVPLNSNLEEENASAIPKIPISTGVNYVGRQCIPTIDKRLSRRHLTINCLDDGSADVFVEGTNPVVWRSKNERKKLLSGEKWKILPGDVIELIPGNYVFRYVSAINKQVETSPTTNREKRPLNDGSSDSKNHAFSSTRMQKAARDHNVQGPQDSSKDTLHFQTSKDKLPLPFKLLRVKELPEWANANTVSINDVIQGDVLVAILSNYMVDIDWLLSACPTIKRVPHVLVIHGEGDGTLEYMKRNKPSNWILHKPPLPISYGTHHSKAMLLVYPRGVRVIVHTANLIYVDWNNKSQALWMQDFPWKDPISANSGCGFESDLIDYLSVLKWPGFNANLSAIGSFSINASFFKKFDYSSAVVRLISSVPGYHSGSSIRKWGHMKLRTILQECTFDQEFEKSPLIYQFSSLGSLDEKWMAELASSMSAGMTEDQKPLGLGKPLIIWPTVEDIRCSLEGYAAGNAVPSPLKNVEKEFLKKYWAKWKASHTGRCRAMPHIKTFTRYNGQNLAWFLLTSANLSKAAWGALQKNNSQLMIRSYELGVLFLPFSGNYKCGFSCTDDESKWEGKGASARSSEVKKAKLVTLAWKGNYKEEHSDIIPLPVPYELPPRPYSSQDVPWSWDRRYTEKDVYGQVWPRFWS; this is encoded by the exons ATGGCCGCCGTTCCACTG ATTGGATTCTTGGTGCCTTTGAACAGTAATCTCGAGGAAGAAAATGCTTCTGCAATACCCAAAATACCGATTTCTACAGGCGTTAATTATGTCGGCCGCCAGTGCATTCCCACCATCGATAAGCGCCTCAGCCGGAGACATCTCACCATCAATTGCTTGGATGATGGATCCGCCGATGTGTTTGTT GAAGGAACGAACCCAGTCGTTTGGAGGTCCAAGAATGAAAGAAAGAAGCTTTTGTCTGGAGAAAAGTGGAAGATTCTACCTGGTGATGTCATAGAGCTGATACCTGGGAATTACGTTTTCAGATACGTGTCTGCCATTAACAAGCAAGTGGAAACATCCCCAACTACTAACAGAGAGAAAAGGCCTTTGAACGATGGAAGCAGTGACTCCAAAAATCATGCTTTTAGTAGCACGAGAATGCAAAAG GCTGCCAGGGACCATAATGTTCAGGGGCCTCAGGATTCATCTAAGGATACACTCCACTTTCAAACTTCGAAGGATAAGTTGCCTTTACCGTTTAAACTATTGCGAGTAAAAGAATTGCCAGAATGGGCAAATGCAAACACCGTATCCATCAATGATGTGATTCAA GGGGATGTGTTAGTAGCTATCCTATCGAATTACATGGTAGACATTGATTGGCTACTTTCTG CATGTCCGACAATTAAAAGAGTCCCTCACGTTTTAGTTATTCACGGCGAAGGTGATGGTACGCTCGAGTATATGAAG AGAAACAAGCCTTCTAATTGGATTCTCCACAAGCCTCCTTTACCCATTTCATATGGAACACACCATTCCAAAGCTATGCTTCTTGTCTATCCTCGAGGTGTCCGAGTCATTGTACATACAGCTAACTTGATATATGTTGATTGGAACAACAAAAGCCAAGCATTGTGGATGCAAGATTTTCCATGGAAAGATCCCATCAGTGCAAATAGTGGTTGTGGATTTGAAAGTGACTTGATTGATTACTTGAGTGTATTGAAG TGGCCTGGATTCAATGCTAATTTATCAGCTATTGGCAGCTTCAGTATCAATGCAtcattcttcaaaaaatttGATTACAGCAGTGCAGTG GTCAGACTCATTTCATCTGTTCCTGGATATCATTCTGGTTCCAGCATAAGGAAATGGGGACATATGAAGTTGCGAACCATCCTCCAGGAGTGCACCTTCGACCAAGAGTTTGAGAAATCTCCTCTCATTTATCAG TTTTCTTCGCTAGGTTCTTTGGATGAAAAATGGATGGCTGAGCTTGCATCTTCAATGTCGGCGGGGATGACAGAAGATCAAAAGCCTTTGGGTCTTGGAAAGCCGCTGATAATATGGCCAACTGTGGAAGACATCCGGTGTTCTTTGGAA GGCTATGCAGCTGGGAATGCAGTTCCAAGCCCTCTGAAGAATGTAGAGAAAGAATTCTTGAAAAAGTATTGGGCAAAATGGAAGGCAAGTCACACAGGTCGATG TCGTGCAATGCCTCATATAAAGACATTCACACGTTATAATGGTCAAAACCTCGC atggtttctgcttACTTCAGCAAACCTCAGCAAAGCTGCCTGGGGAGCACTTCAAAAAAACAATTCCCAGCTTATGATCCGTTCTTATGAG CTTGGAGTGCTCTTTTTACCTTTTTCCGGCAATTATAAATGTGGCTTTTCTTGCACAGATGATGAAAGTAAATGGGAG GGTAAAGGTGCGTCAGCAAGAAGTTCTGAGGTGAAGAAAGCGAAACTGGTCACCTTGGCTTGGAAAGGAAACTATAAGGAAGAACATAGTGATATAATTCCATTGCCCGTGCCTTATGAACTTCCTCCAAGGCCATATTCCTCCCAAG ATGTACCCTGGTCGTGGGATCGAAGGTATACAGAGAAGGATGTATATGGTCAAGTTTGGCCCAG GTTTTGGAGCTAG
- the LOC140888530 gene encoding tyrosyl-DNA phosphodiesterase 1 isoform X1, which produces MAAVPLIGFLVPLNSNLEEENASAIPKIPISTGVNYVGRQCIPTIDKRLSRRHLTINCLDDGSADVFVEGTNPVVWRSKNERKKLLSGEKWKILPGDVIELIPGNYVFRYVSAINKQVETSPTTNREKRPLNDGSSDSKNHAFSSTRMQKAARDHNVQGPQDSSKDTLHFQTSKDKLPLPFKLLRVKELPEWANANTVSINDVIQGDVLVAILSNYMVDIDWLLSACPTIKRVPHVLVIHGEGDGTLEYMKRNKPSNWILHKPPLPISYGTHHSKAMLLVYPRGVRVIVHTANLIYVDWNNKSQALWMQDFPWKDPISANSGCGFESDLIDYLSVLKWPGFNANLSAIGSFSINASFFKKFDYSSAVVRLISSVPGYHSGSSIRKWGHMKLRTILQECTFDQEFEKSPLIYQFSSLGSLDEKWMAELASSMSAGMTEDQKPLGLGKPLIIWPTVEDIRCSLEGYAAGNAVPSPLKNVEKEFLKKYWAKWKASHTGRCRAMPHIKTFTRYNGQNLAWFLLTSANLSKAAWGALQKNNSQLMIRSYELGVLFLPFSGNYKCGFSCTDDESKWEGKGASARSSEVKKAKLVTLAWKGNYKEEHSDIIPLPVPYELPPRPYSSQDVPWSWDRRYTEKDVYGQVWPRQVKLYTSQDF; this is translated from the exons ATGGCCGCCGTTCCACTG ATTGGATTCTTGGTGCCTTTGAACAGTAATCTCGAGGAAGAAAATGCTTCTGCAATACCCAAAATACCGATTTCTACAGGCGTTAATTATGTCGGCCGCCAGTGCATTCCCACCATCGATAAGCGCCTCAGCCGGAGACATCTCACCATCAATTGCTTGGATGATGGATCCGCCGATGTGTTTGTT GAAGGAACGAACCCAGTCGTTTGGAGGTCCAAGAATGAAAGAAAGAAGCTTTTGTCTGGAGAAAAGTGGAAGATTCTACCTGGTGATGTCATAGAGCTGATACCTGGGAATTACGTTTTCAGATACGTGTCTGCCATTAACAAGCAAGTGGAAACATCCCCAACTACTAACAGAGAGAAAAGGCCTTTGAACGATGGAAGCAGTGACTCCAAAAATCATGCTTTTAGTAGCACGAGAATGCAAAAG GCTGCCAGGGACCATAATGTTCAGGGGCCTCAGGATTCATCTAAGGATACACTCCACTTTCAAACTTCGAAGGATAAGTTGCCTTTACCGTTTAAACTATTGCGAGTAAAAGAATTGCCAGAATGGGCAAATGCAAACACCGTATCCATCAATGATGTGATTCAA GGGGATGTGTTAGTAGCTATCCTATCGAATTACATGGTAGACATTGATTGGCTACTTTCTG CATGTCCGACAATTAAAAGAGTCCCTCACGTTTTAGTTATTCACGGCGAAGGTGATGGTACGCTCGAGTATATGAAG AGAAACAAGCCTTCTAATTGGATTCTCCACAAGCCTCCTTTACCCATTTCATATGGAACACACCATTCCAAAGCTATGCTTCTTGTCTATCCTCGAGGTGTCCGAGTCATTGTACATACAGCTAACTTGATATATGTTGATTGGAACAACAAAAGCCAAGCATTGTGGATGCAAGATTTTCCATGGAAAGATCCCATCAGTGCAAATAGTGGTTGTGGATTTGAAAGTGACTTGATTGATTACTTGAGTGTATTGAAG TGGCCTGGATTCAATGCTAATTTATCAGCTATTGGCAGCTTCAGTATCAATGCAtcattcttcaaaaaatttGATTACAGCAGTGCAGTG GTCAGACTCATTTCATCTGTTCCTGGATATCATTCTGGTTCCAGCATAAGGAAATGGGGACATATGAAGTTGCGAACCATCCTCCAGGAGTGCACCTTCGACCAAGAGTTTGAGAAATCTCCTCTCATTTATCAG TTTTCTTCGCTAGGTTCTTTGGATGAAAAATGGATGGCTGAGCTTGCATCTTCAATGTCGGCGGGGATGACAGAAGATCAAAAGCCTTTGGGTCTTGGAAAGCCGCTGATAATATGGCCAACTGTGGAAGACATCCGGTGTTCTTTGGAA GGCTATGCAGCTGGGAATGCAGTTCCAAGCCCTCTGAAGAATGTAGAGAAAGAATTCTTGAAAAAGTATTGGGCAAAATGGAAGGCAAGTCACACAGGTCGATG TCGTGCAATGCCTCATATAAAGACATTCACACGTTATAATGGTCAAAACCTCGC atggtttctgcttACTTCAGCAAACCTCAGCAAAGCTGCCTGGGGAGCACTTCAAAAAAACAATTCCCAGCTTATGATCCGTTCTTATGAG CTTGGAGTGCTCTTTTTACCTTTTTCCGGCAATTATAAATGTGGCTTTTCTTGCACAGATGATGAAAGTAAATGGGAG GGTAAAGGTGCGTCAGCAAGAAGTTCTGAGGTGAAGAAAGCGAAACTGGTCACCTTGGCTTGGAAAGGAAACTATAAGGAAGAACATAGTGATATAATTCCATTGCCCGTGCCTTATGAACTTCCTCCAAGGCCATATTCCTCCCAAG ATGTACCCTGGTCGTGGGATCGAAGGTATACAGAGAAGGATGTATATGGTCAAGTTTGGCCCAGGCAAGTGAAGCTGTATACTAGTCAAGATTTCTGA